Proteins from one Flavobacterium sp. N2038 genomic window:
- a CDS encoding TAT-variant-translocated molybdopterin oxidoreductase, producing MSSNKKYWKSVEELENGSIVEALRNNEFVEEIPTDEFLGNAEALASSGTSRRDFLKYVGFSTAAVTLAACEGPVHKSIPYVLQPEQIIPGVADYYATTVFDGFDFANLLVKTREGRPIKVENNTIEGAKFSANARIHASILGLYDSSRLKEPKLDGKNSSWSAVDLKIKSSLAEAKAKGGQVVLLTNTLASPSTEKLIGEFIAKNPNAKHVVYDAVSSSEALDAFEAVYGERALVDYDFSKASLIVSVGADFLGDWQGGGYDSGYAKGRIPQNGKMSRHFQFESNMTLSGAAADKRVPMTGADQKQALVQIYNIVVGASVPVTLEGNFKAEVVKAAQQLKAAGSKGVLVSGIEDKNAQLLVLAINQALASESFSTVGTRQIRKGSNAVVSQLLKDMNAGSVHTLIMSGVNPVYTLADSASFVSGLKKVNTSVAFALKDDETASIATIAAPAPHYLESWGDVVITKGTYGLTQPTIRPIFNTKQFQDVLLSLNGVGGTFYDYLKANAAGFVAGSSWNKVLHDGVVVIGSTALAGGSFDYAGAANALSKSKSVGGLELVLYTKTGLGDGQHANNPWLQEFPDPITRVSWDNYITVSNSDAKKYDLSNEIVANGGLNGSYATITTADGVKLENVPVIVQPGQAVGTIGLALGYGRKAALKEEMQVGLNAYALYKNFNGVQSITLAKANGVHEFACVQGQKTLMGRGDIIKETTLTVFNSEDAEHWNEKPMVSLDHQEVEATTVDLWESFDRSTGHHFNLSIDLNACTGCGACVIACHAENNVPVVGKAEVRRSRDMHWLRIDRYYSSESTFEGDNKRKEGIAGLSSSLSTFNEMEKPGDNPQVAFQPVMCQHCNHAPCETVCPVAATSHGREGQNHMAYNRCVGTRYCANNCPYKVRRFNWFLYNKNSEFDYHMNDDLGRMVLNPDVNVRSRGVMEKCSMCIQMTQATKLKAKNEGRPVRDGEFQTACSSACSSGAMIFGDVNDADSKVAKLAADERSYHLLEHVGTKPNVVYHVKVRNT from the coding sequence ATGTCATCAAACAAAAAATACTGGAAAAGTGTTGAAGAACTAGAGAATGGTTCTATTGTTGAGGCGCTTAGAAATAACGAATTTGTTGAAGAGATTCCTACTGATGAATTCTTAGGAAATGCTGAGGCTTTGGCTTCATCAGGAACTTCACGTCGTGACTTTTTAAAGTACGTAGGATTTAGTACTGCAGCGGTTACACTTGCTGCTTGTGAAGGTCCTGTGCACAAGTCTATCCCTTATGTTTTACAACCAGAGCAAATTATTCCTGGTGTTGCAGATTATTATGCAACTACTGTTTTTGACGGTTTTGATTTTGCAAATCTTTTGGTAAAAACTCGTGAGGGTCGTCCAATTAAAGTTGAAAACAATACTATCGAGGGTGCTAAATTTTCTGCTAATGCTAGAATTCATGCATCTATCTTAGGATTATATGATAGTTCTCGTTTAAAAGAACCTAAATTGGATGGAAAAAATAGCAGCTGGTCTGCTGTTGATTTGAAAATTAAATCAAGTTTAGCTGAAGCGAAAGCAAAAGGTGGACAGGTAGTATTATTAACGAATACTTTGGCAAGTCCATCTACTGAGAAATTAATTGGTGAGTTTATCGCTAAGAATCCAAATGCAAAGCATGTTGTTTATGATGCTGTTTCTTCATCAGAAGCTTTAGATGCTTTTGAAGCTGTTTACGGTGAAAGAGCTTTGGTTGATTATGATTTTTCAAAAGCTTCTTTAATTGTATCTGTTGGAGCTGATTTCTTAGGAGACTGGCAAGGTGGTGGATATGATTCTGGATATGCAAAAGGACGTATTCCTCAAAATGGAAAAATGTCTCGTCATTTTCAGTTTGAATCTAATATGACATTATCCGGAGCTGCTGCTGATAAGCGTGTTCCAATGACTGGAGCGGATCAAAAACAAGCTTTAGTTCAAATATATAATATAGTTGTAGGTGCTTCTGTTCCTGTTACTTTGGAAGGTAATTTTAAAGCTGAAGTTGTAAAAGCAGCTCAGCAGTTAAAAGCAGCCGGTTCAAAAGGGGTTTTAGTATCTGGAATTGAAGATAAAAATGCTCAGTTATTAGTTTTAGCTATTAATCAGGCATTAGCTAGTGAGTCTTTTAGTACAGTTGGTACAAGACAAATTAGAAAAGGATCTAATGCAGTTGTATCTCAGTTATTGAAAGATATGAATGCAGGTTCTGTTCATACTTTAATTATGAGTGGAGTTAATCCTGTTTACACTTTAGCAGATTCTGCTTCGTTTGTTTCTGGATTGAAAAAAGTAAATACTTCAGTAGCTTTCGCATTAAAAGATGATGAAACTGCTTCTATTGCTACAATCGCTGCTCCGGCACCTCATTATTTAGAGTCTTGGGGAGATGTGGTAATCACTAAAGGAACTTACGGTTTAACACAACCTACTATTCGTCCTATATTTAATACGAAACAATTTCAAGATGTTTTATTGTCTTTAAATGGTGTTGGTGGAACTTTCTACGATTACCTTAAAGCTAATGCTGCTGGTTTTGTTGCTGGTTCTTCTTGGAACAAAGTATTACATGATGGTGTAGTAGTAATTGGTTCTACGGCTTTAGCTGGTGGATCTTTTGATTATGCTGGTGCTGCAAATGCACTTTCTAAATCAAAATCTGTTGGAGGTCTTGAATTAGTTCTTTATACTAAAACTGGATTAGGAGATGGTCAGCATGCAAATAACCCTTGGTTACAAGAGTTTCCGGATCCAATTACAAGAGTTTCATGGGATAACTATATTACAGTATCAAATAGTGATGCTAAAAAATATGATTTATCAAATGAGATCGTTGCAAATGGTGGTTTAAACGGTAGTTATGCTACAATTACAACTGCTGATGGAGTTAAATTAGAAAATGTTCCTGTAATTGTTCAGCCTGGACAAGCTGTTGGAACTATTGGTTTAGCACTTGGATATGGTCGTAAAGCGGCTTTAAAAGAAGAAATGCAAGTAGGTTTAAATGCTTACGCTTTATATAAAAACTTTAACGGTGTTCAGTCTATTACTTTAGCAAAAGCTAATGGTGTTCATGAGTTCGCTTGTGTTCAAGGACAGAAAACGTTAATGGGTAGAGGAGATATCATTAAAGAAACTACTCTTACAGTATTTAATAGTGAAGATGCTGAGCATTGGAATGAAAAACCAATGGTATCTTTAGACCACCAGGAAGTTGAAGCTACAACTGTTGACTTATGGGAATCATTTGATCGTTCAACTGGTCATCATTTTAATCTTTCTATTGATTTAAATGCTTGTACTGGATGTGGAGCTTGCGTTATTGCATGTCACGCAGAGAACAATGTACCTGTAGTTGGTAAAGCTGAAGTTAGAAGAAGCCGTGATATGCACTGGTTGCGTATTGACAGATATTATTCTTCTGAAAGCACTTTTGAAGGTGATAATAAAAGAAAAGAAGGAATTGCTGGTTTATCTAGTTCATTGTCTACATTCAATGAAATGGAAAAACCTGGAGATAACCCACAAGTAGCCTTCCAACCTGTAATGTGTCAGCACTGTAATCACGCACCTTGTGAAACAGTATGTCCTGTTGCAGCGACTTCTCACGGACGTGAAGGTCAAAACCACATGGCATACAACAGATGTGTTGGTACTCGTTATTGTGCAAACAACTGTCCTTATAAAGTACGTCGTTTTAACTGGTTCTTATATAATAAAAACAGTGAATTCGATTATCACATGAATGATGATTTAGGTCGTATGGTATTAAATCCAGACGTAAACGTTCGTTCTCGTGGAGTAATGGAAAAATGTTCTATGTGTATTCAAATGACACAAGCTACTAAATTAAAAGCTAAAAACGAAGGTCGCCCAGTTAGAGATGGTGAATTCCAAACTGCTTGTTCAAGTGCTTGTTCTTCTGGAGCAATGATATTTGGTGATGTAAATGACGCTGATAGTAAGGTAGCAAAATTAGCTGCTGATGAAAGATCATATCACTTATTGGAGCATGTAGGAACAAAACCTAATGTGGTGTACCACGTTAAAGTTAGAAATACTTAG